TAGGCTGGTTCAGGTCCAAAGTTACGGAGGGAGTATTGCCGTTGTCATCTGGCTGGTTGAGTTCCGAGCTAGCATGTCTGGAGTTGTCTTCCATTTGATTTGCATGAGCGCTGGATGAAGGAGCTGTCAAGTGGTAGTACGGTTTCATTAGAAATCATGGAACATGAGAGTTGGAACAAATACAAACTGAGATACTCCAAACTATTACATACCAGTCATGTTTTGAACGAAGTCGAAATCAATCCCGCCAAACTCATCTAGAGGTAAGTTCAAATCAAAATCTGTCCAAAGGAAGAATGGAATATGAGAGttgacacaaaaaaaaatagacaAATGAGAGTTGAAGTCATTAGTCATTACCAGGAGTATAGGCTTCTTCCTCTAGTGGACCATTCAGGTCGAGACCAGCCATTCTAGCAAGTGTGCTTGGTTGGTTATGATTCTGGATGAGGAAGATGGCTGGACGAGAGCGCTGCATGCTTAAATAGGCAAGGAAAGAAAAAACGCGCCGAAAAATTTGTTTCAGCGGCAGCCAACGCGCGGTGGCAAAAATGTGCACGAAACTAACGAAAACGCCCGGCCGAAACTTGGCCTCCCACCCAGCGCGCGCCATCACATCCCTCCCAGCCGAAACCAACGCGCCAGCATGCGTCCCGCGTCCCCGGCCCAAAACAACACGCATGCACGTCCGCGCACCATCGCGTCCCGCCCGAACGAAAGCAATGCGCCTGCATGTGTACGGTGTCCCTGGCCGAAACCAACGCGCATGCACGCCCGCGCGCCATCGTGTCCCGCCCGAACGAAAGCAATGCGCCTGCATGTGTCCGGTGTCCCTAGCCGAAACCAACGCGCATGCACGGCCGAAACCAACGCGCATGCATGTGTCCCGCTCGAACAAAGCAACGCGCCTGCATGCACGCGCATGCACGCCCATGCAAAAACatgataaacaaaataaaacggGGCCACTAGTACTCGAACCGGCGAGCCCGCACCACTGGACCAGCTTCCATGACCAATCGAGCAGCGTGTGTTTTATGCTCAGGGTGCACCCAACACCATATTTAATAAGGGCAAACATGGAAAAATTACCCCTAATTAATCACTCCTTGGTATGCTAACTCATGTCCTAAACGTCATCTAATTaggatatggagggagtactttaGTTAGATTGGGAAAGTTTAATCAGAGCAGTCTGACGATGGACACGAGGTGTCGGCCATTCAAAAGCCTACAGGCTTGTTAGCCCGACAGGCCCATCGGCGCCAACGGGCCGACTAGGCTATCGGCCCAAAAGGTGCCAGTCGGCCCTTCAATGGCCGACAGGTCCTCTCAGCGCCGACAACCCCGGCGATCGCAGTCAACTCGGGCCACGGGATGCCATGCAAGCTGTCACGTaggatatcggctctccagtagCCGATAGGTGCCTTGTTGGCTCCGCCGATAGGTGCCTATTCTTGCAATTCCTTTTATACGCTATTTATTTTTGCGATTaactattaaaataatattatttaaaaaaaattccggtTGCCTGacctgggacaaaagggtccCGCCCTTTGTCCCGCCTTGgcggtcccggttgggaaaccgggacaacaggggtttcccaaccgggacaaaagtcctgttctgtagtagtggtaaCCGGTACATCTGGTTTATGTTTTAATTTGGGTGTCCTCATCATCCCCCTGTTGTTGAAAAGGCTCCTCCCACCCTTTAAATGCAAAGATGGATGTAGGTCGACGACATTGAAGGTTGGTCTTACATCATATGTATTTTGAATATCAATCATGCATTGTAATTTATATATCTTAATTTCGAAACACTTTCAAAGGTCCATCATCTGGGGCTAGAACTTGCACTTGCGTTGTTCAGGA
This genomic interval from Panicum virgatum strain AP13 chromosome 8K, P.virgatum_v5, whole genome shotgun sequence contains the following:
- the LOC120645549 gene encoding uncharacterized protein LOC120645549; its protein translation is MARAGWEAKFRPGVFVSFVHIFATARWLPLKQIFRRVFSFLAYLSMQRSRPAIFLIQNHNQPSTLARMAGLDLNGPLEEEAYTPDFDLNLPLDEFGGIDFDFVQNMTAPSSSAHANQMEDNSRHASSELNQPDDNGNTPSVTLDLNQPIMVDDNYNGEPASPASCRPRRPPANPTPPPWSPAGAPATPA